The Streptomyces tendae genome has a window encoding:
- a CDS encoding WXG100 family type VII secretion target produces MAKDLDITYQDMREAAKHVVKEKEKLQEKLDGLRKYINNLVNSGYVTKSSSKAFDENFDEFTNGAKTTLDGLDGMGDYLTMAADKFEQIDDELAKAARK; encoded by the coding sequence ATGGCCAAAGACCTTGACATCACATATCAGGACATGCGGGAAGCTGCCAAGCATGTCGTGAAGGAGAAGGAAAAGCTTCAGGAGAAGCTGGACGGCCTCCGCAAGTACATCAACAACCTGGTCAACTCCGGCTACGTCACGAAGAGCTCCTCCAAGGCCTTCGACGAGAATTTCGACGAGTTCACCAACGGCGCGAAGACCACGCTGGACGGCCTGGACGGCATGGGCGACTACCTGACCATGGCGGCGGACAAGTTCGAGCAGATCGACGACGAGCTGGCGAAGGCGGCGCGGAAGTAA